The Streptomyces sp. NBC_00459 DNA segment CGGGTTCCCACATGACGGGGATGACCGCGTCGGCACTGCGGCCGGTCCTGGACCGCTGCATGCTGAGCCGGCGCTGGAAGTAGGACAGCTCGGCCCGGCAGTAGGACTGGCTGAAGTAGCGCGGTGAGTGGAGCACGACCAGGACGGTGGACCGGGCCAGCAGATCCGCCGACACGTCCGGCGAGTGAGGTTTCCCGTGGACGCCCACGACCTCCGGGGAGCGCCCGGTGCGCTCAGCGACGACCCGGCAGAGGTCGTGAAAGAACGACGCGACCCACTCCTCGTCGACGGTGCGAACGTGACTCAGATAGAAGTGGCTCACGGTGACTCCAATTGCCTGGCACGGCCCCATGGCGCGGGCAGCCTCGGGCTGCGCCGGACAGAGGCCGGGAGCGTGCCGCCTGCCGCCGCCTCCCGCGCGCCCGCGACCACCCGCCGCGCCGTCGCGTCTCCGTCGTGCCACCGCATCCTCATAGTGGATCCGCCCCCGGTGTCGTCTCGTCGGCCGTCTTCCCGCCACACCCGGCAGTTCCACGGCTCGTTGCAGGCGCACCGCCGCGCGACCTTTTCCGCCCACGCCCTCTCCTCCTCCTGATCGACCGCACCGCCCGCGCTCTGCACGACGGCGGAACCGCTGCTTACCGCACTGTTGGTCGACCCGAGAGGGGGTGCGTCCCATGACGCCCGATCTCACGGATGGGTGGATCACGCGAGGTCCGCGCACAGGGAAGCCGTGCAACTCCGCCTCGTCGGTCATGCATTCGAGGAAGTAGGTTCTCCGGGACGTCAGAGCGGCCTCGTTGCGCCACAGGCCCCGCAGAGCCGCGGCCACCTGCCGTCCGTACTGGTGCAGCCGTGCCTCGGCCGCGCGGGCCGGTGCGCCGTCGAGCGTGTGGTAGACGCGCGACCAGAACTCCAGCACGCCGATGTGGGCGTGTGTCCCGGTGAACACGGCGCCCAACGGCCGGGGATCGGGGCGCCAGCCCACCCGGTGCCGGGTCCGGTCCTGCGGGTCGGTCAGGTCGACCAGGTCGGTCAGCGCCGCCAGGGCTACGTGGTTCGTTTCGTGGAGCAGGGTCTCGGTCAGCAGCACCGGATCCCGCTCGGGAAGTCCTCGGCCGTCATGCGTAACGCCATGGGTTCGGTCACGAGGCCCTCCCGAACAGCTCCCTGACGTCGGCCACCACACGGTCCCGGATGTGCGTGGTGAGCCGGCCGAGATCGGCACAGAAGACGCTCGGATTGTCGAATCCGTTGCGCGGGCGGTAGCGGTGGGTCCGCAGTCCTCCGCCGCACAGCCGGACGACGGGACAGTCGAGGCAGTCGGCGGCGAGCGGGACCGGTTGCGCTCCTCGGGCCGTCACCACACCCGGATGACGCGCCACCGTGTCGAAGTCGTGGTCGAGCAGGTTCAGTTCGGTCGCCGCGGCGCCGTCGTAGGCGGCTTTGAGGTTGTCGGGGAGTTCCACCGACAGGTCGCTCTCCACCACGATGAAGTCGGAGACCACGGGCGCCGACGGGAGCCGGCCGCTGAGCGACAGTTCCATGATGTGCTCGAAGCGACGGATCCCCGTCTCCCTGACCGGCGCGGTGTACCAGCGCTCGAAGACGGCCAGGAGCCAGTCGGCGTAGGGCGTCGCCGCGGTGTCGTGGCCTGGCGGCGGGTGCTCCCATGTGCTGTGGGGGAGGAGGAAGTCGATCATCGGGGGCTCGTGCGAGAGCAGCTCCTCGTACACCGCCACCGGATCGTTGGCTATGTCCACCGTGCAGAGCAGACCGCTGTACAGCGCTCTGTTCTCCGGTCGCCTCAACAGTTCCAGCCCTTTCAGAACTGCGGTGTAGCTACTCCGGCCGTTCCTGGAACGCCGATGGCGGTCGTTCGCCGTGCGGTCGCCGTCGAGGCTGACCCCCACCGACACCCCGTACCGGCGGAACAGATCCAACCACTCAGGATCGAGGAGTGTCCCGTTGCGCTGTAGTGAGGTATCACAGC contains these protein-coding regions:
- a CDS encoding aKG-HExxH-type peptide beta-hydroxylase, with amino-acid sequence MLLTETLLHETNHVALAALTDLVDLTDPQDRTRHRVGWRPDPRPLGAVFTGTHAHIGVLEFWSRVYHTLDGAPARAAEARLHQYGRQVAAALRGLWRNEAALTSRRTYFLECMTDEAELHGFPVRGPRVIHPSVRSGVMGRTPSRVDQQCGKQRFRRRAERGRCGRSGGGEGVGGKGRAAVRLQRAVELPGVAGRRPTRRHRGRIHYEDAVARRRRDGAAGGRGRAGGGGRRHAPGLCPAQPEAARAMGPCQAIGVTVSHFYLSHVRTVDEEWVASFFHDLCRVVAERTGRSPEVVGVHGKPHSPDVSADLLARSTVLVVLHSPRYFSQSYCRAELSYFQRRLSMQRSRTGRSADAVIPVMWEPDPAHPLDAVAPQLPLRARSDAFSATDCTSATPAPASRTHRLLRRVLGLVPLSTTVSPEPVDGFGGVGKTQIAQEYVHSHHWEREEGNGASASRLWSPEPANSPHGAKFWGVGVNPR
- a CDS encoding FxsB family cyclophane-forming radical SAM/SPASM peptide maturase: MVKVAQQCNLACDHCYVYELQDTSWRHKPGVITEESAVRLAERIAEHARAHALPEVRVVLHRGEPLLAGRQRIEHIVSALRATLQAVSRCDTSLQRNGTLLDPEWLDLFRRYGVSVGVSLDGDRTANDRHRRSRNGRSSYTAVLKGLELLRRPENRALYSGLLCTVDIANDPVAVYEELLSHEPPMIDFLLPHSTWEHPPPGHDTAATPYADWLLAVFERWYTAPVRETGIRRFEHIMELSLSGRLPSAPVVSDFIVVESDLSVELPDNLKAAYDGAAATELNLLDHDFDTVARHPGVVTARGAQPVPLAADCLDCPVVRLCGGGLRTHRYRPRNGFDNPSVFCADLGRLTTHIRDRVVADVRELFGRAS